From the genome of Cytophagales bacterium WSM2-2:
GAAGGCGTGAGAATAAAACTCCTTTACGACCGAAGCTTCCTTATCAATCATTCACTCGAAACCGTGGGCGAAACATTGTTTGCCGGTGTTTCTATTGTGGTCATCATACTGGTTTTCTTCCTCGGAAGTGTTCGCTCGGCATTGGTGGTAGCACTCACCATTCCATTTGCATTGCTGTTTGCATTTATACTAATGAAAATGGCTGGTATTCCAGCGAACCTTCTTTCGTTGGGCGCCATCGATTTTGGTATTATCGTTGACGGAGCTTGTATTATGGCCGAACATCTCATTCGAAAATACCGTAATGCGACCCAGGAAGAAAAGGAACAGGGCATTATAAAGATTACGCTTTTGTCGGCACAGGAAGTTGGTCGTGAAATATTCTTTTCGATCACCATCATCATGCTGGCTTATATGCCTATTCTTACGATGACACGCGTGGAAGGCAAGCTATTTTCACCAATGGCGCTTACACTTGCATTTGCTGTGATCGGATCCATGCTGTGCGCACTTACACTTATTCCGGTCTTGATTTCCTTTGCTTATAAAAAAGCGATCTCCAACCCCGATAAGCCGGTACCTCATCGTAAAAACATTGTACTCAACTGGATCGAAGAGAAATACGAGAGTTTTTTACAGATCATGTTGGGATTTCCAAAGACCGTAGTCATCGTGTCATTCATCGTGGTAGCGGCTATGATCTCCATGGCAGGCAGGCTTGGCACAGAATTCTTGCCAGAGCTTGATGAAGGATCTATTTTCCTTCGCTGTTTTATGCCCGCCGGAGTCACCATCCAGGAAAATGCGAAGATCGCTCCACAAATCCGTGAGATCATTGCAAAGTACCCTCCTATCGACTATGTCATTACACAAACCGGTCGCAATGACGATGGCACAGACCCTTTTCCTACGAATCGTACCGAGATCCTGGTAGGACTAAAGGAATACAAACTCTGGAGTGATACGATCAAAAAGAAGGAGCTTGTCACACTGATTCAAACTGATTTGCAAAATCACTTTCCTGGTGCATTCTTTTCCACTGGTCAACCAATCATTGACCAGGTGATGGAAATTGTGACGGGTAGTGCCGCAGACCTCGCCATCTCTGTGGTAGGTGACAGTCTTGAATTCATGCGAACCAAAGCTGACAGTATTGCTGATATTGTTCGAAATACTTCCGGTGCTGTGGCCGTCAATATTGAACAAGAAGGAGAACAAGCTCAACTTGCTATTAATATCAAACGTGAAAATGCCGCGCGGTTTGGCATCAATATAAGTGACATCCAGGGAATGATTGAGGCTGCTATCGGAGGCAAGATCATTTCGAAAGTGTATGATGGAACCAAGCGCTACGACATTGTAGCCCGTTTCCTTCCGGAAAGCAGGAATACCGTGGAGGCCATCAAGAATCTTCAGGTCCCATCAGCTAGTGGTGCATTTATACCTATGAACCAATTGGCAGATATCAGCTACGTAGAAGGCCAAACCAATATCTATCGCATTAACGGCAAGCGAATGGTGACGGTACGCACAAACATCCGCGGCCGCGATCAGGGAGGTTTTGTTGCTGAAGTCGGTAGTAAGATTAACAAGTCAGTGCACATCCCGAAAGGATATAAAGTGATCTACGGTGGGCAATATGAAAACCTGGAACGTGCAGGCAAGCAACTTTCGATTACAATACCACTAACTATTTTGCTCGTAGGGGCTTTGCTATTCTCTCTCTTTAAAAATACCCGGCATACCCTCGTGACGATGTCGTGTATCTCATTCGCCCTTGGCGGTGGAATTTTTGCACTGATCCTGCGTGGCTACCATTTCAATGTATCAGCCGGAGTTGGCTTTGTTTCAATCTTCGGTATTTCAGTGATGGCGGGCGTGTTGCTCATGTCAGCGATCAAACGCAATGAAGAGATTCATCAGGGCTCACTTAAGCAAATTGTGATCATAGCTTCCGGTGAACAGCTTCGGGCTATACTTTCTATCCTGGTTGTAGCCATCGTGGGATTAGTTCCCGCTGCAATTAGTACTGGCATCGGCTCAGATGTCCAGCGTCCGCTGGCTACTGTAATCATCGGAGGGCTTACCAGCACGCTCATCTTCGCTCCCATTGTTATTCCTCCTCTTTTCTATCTGACAGAAAGAAAACGATTCGAAGCTGAACACGGACCTAACGGCACCACGCAGCAGACCGCATAATCATCGCCCCAAGCCCCAAGTCAATTTTCGCATAGTTAGTTTTTTGCATCACGAAAGTGACGTGAGAACTTTACGTTCAACAAAAGAAATAAGTCTGATCAATAAGTCATCAGCACGAAATCATCGAATAAGCAAAACTATTTCTCAAACAGGCACATCACAAAAGCATAATTACTTAAACCGAAAATTATGAAACGCTTTTTTGTTGTTTGTGTGTTGGCTGTTGTTTGTGTTGTCATGACCTCGTGTCCTCCAGGCCCTGGTGATGGTTTATTGATTGGTACTTGGAGTAAACTCATTGACTTTGAAGGAGATCCAAGAAGTGGGGCGGTGGCATTTGTTATTAACGGTTACGCTTACGTAGGTACCGGCTACAATGCAAAGTCATCTTCATCGTTGCGCGACTTCTGGAGATTTGATCCGATGAATAGTACTTGGGAAAAGGTCTCTGACTTACCAGGTGCTCCACGAGTCTATGCAGTGGCGTTCGCGTTG
Proteins encoded in this window:
- a CDS encoding cation efflux system protein, translating into MIRGLLIFSLTNRWMVIAFAVIISGIGLWCFQQLKIEAYPDIADTNVIVIAKYNGRAAEEVELQVTIPIERALNNVPRVLDRRSRTIFGLSVVQLTFEDGTNDYFARQQVLERLASAELPDGVKPELAPLTTAVGEILRYVVDAPPTFSPTEVRDMQDWVIRPFLLQVRGIADIATFGGPIKQFQILTSPERLRKYGINLQDVITAVERNNLNSGGNVIERGGQGFAVRGLGAIKSESDIDNIVLTSVNGVPVFIRDVASVEIAPPPPSGILGYNFKAERLESNSGTEGIILLRRGENPSEVLKLVKDKIKVMEENELPEGVRIKLLYDRSFLINHSLETVGETLFAGVSIVVIILVFFLGSVRSALVVALTIPFALLFAFILMKMAGIPANLLSLGAIDFGIIVDGACIMAEHLIRKYRNATQEEKEQGIIKITLLSAQEVGREIFFSITIIMLAYMPILTMTRVEGKLFSPMALTLAFAVIGSMLCALTLIPVLISFAYKKAISNPDKPVPHRKNIVLNWIEEKYESFLQIMLGFPKTVVIVSFIVVAAMISMAGRLGTEFLPELDEGSIFLRCFMPAGVTIQENAKIAPQIREIIAKYPPIDYVITQTGRNDDGTDPFPTNRTEILVGLKEYKLWSDTIKKKELVTLIQTDLQNHFPGAFFSTGQPIIDQVMEIVTGSAADLAISVVGDSLEFMRTKADSIADIVRNTSGAVAVNIEQEGEQAQLAINIKRENAARFGINISDIQGMIEAAIGGKIISKVYDGTKRYDIVARFLPESRNTVEAIKNLQVPSASGAFIPMNQLADISYVEGQTNIYRINGKRMVTVRTNIRGRDQGGFVAEVGSKINKSVHIPKGYKVIYGGQYENLERAGKQLSITIPLTILLVGALLFSLFKNTRHTLVTMSCISFALGGGIFALILRGYHFNVSAGVGFVSIFGISVMAGVLLMSAIKRNEEIHQGSLKQIVIIASGEQLRAILSILVVAIVGLVPAAISTGIGSDVQRPLATVIIGGLTSTLIFAPIVIPPLFYLTERKRFEAEHGPNGTTQQTA